The following coding sequences are from one Natrarchaeobaculum sulfurireducens window:
- a CDS encoding CPBP family intramembrane glutamic endopeptidase, translating into MPQWATFAAITGVVLVLLLVLSHLTQLSFSDDSDGRPDRPIGEDDPPGDSPFDETPFESATERSPIDDHAGTEHDSANREQSPWDPAVEPTDQTATSGETPASASVSHDPTTERTTRVEPRSGDESVASSGRHPDDLDPASLSTGMLLANVAISQGLFALVLLGAVLYTGIPASALGVEFSWAYLETGLLVGTAAGIALYVANELAAALATRLGFDHDEGLRELLAPESAQGWGLLLGGVLPIIAVFEELLFRAALIGVLSAGFDISPWLLAVASSIAFALGHGMQGTVGIVVTGVLGFVLAAIFIVTGSLLVVVVAHYWINALEFVIHEGVGLEWAKTIES; encoded by the coding sequence ATGCCGCAGTGGGCGACGTTCGCCGCGATTACGGGCGTCGTCCTCGTGTTACTGCTCGTTCTCTCACACCTGACGCAGTTGTCGTTTTCCGACGATAGCGACGGCCGTCCCGACCGACCGATAGGCGAGGACGACCCTCCCGGTGATTCACCGTTCGACGAGACTCCGTTCGAATCGGCCACCGAACGATCTCCGATCGACGATCACGCCGGTACCGAGCACGATAGTGCGAACCGCGAGCAGTCGCCGTGGGACCCAGCCGTCGAGCCGACGGACCAGACAGCGACGTCGGGCGAAACGCCAGCAAGCGCCTCGGTGTCGCACGACCCGACCACGGAACGGACGACGCGGGTCGAACCCAGATCGGGCGACGAATCTGTCGCCTCGAGTGGCCGTCATCCCGACGACCTCGATCCGGCGTCGCTGTCGACCGGGATGCTCCTTGCGAACGTCGCCATCTCACAGGGCCTGTTCGCGCTCGTCTTGCTCGGTGCCGTTCTCTACACTGGCATCCCGGCGTCGGCGCTCGGGGTCGAGTTCTCGTGGGCCTACCTCGAGACGGGGCTGCTCGTTGGGACGGCCGCAGGAATCGCCCTCTACGTCGCGAACGAACTCGCTGCGGCGTTGGCGACGCGGCTTGGCTTCGATCACGACGAGGGATTACGAGAGCTTCTCGCTCCGGAGTCGGCCCAGGGATGGGGACTGTTGCTCGGCGGCGTCTTGCCGATCATTGCGGTCTTCGAGGAGCTGCTGTTCCGGGCGGCCCTGATCGGCGTGCTCTCCGCCGGCTTCGACATCTCCCCGTGGCTGCTGGCCGTCGCCTCCTCGATCGCGTTCGCGCTCGGTCACGGGATGCAGGGCACCGTCGGAATCGTCGTCACCGGCGTGCTCGGGTTCGTCCTGGCGGCGATCTTCATCGTCACCGGGAGCCTCCTCGTGGTCGTCGTCGCCCACTACTGGATCAACGCCCTCGAGTTCGTGATCCACGAGGGGGTCGGTCTCGAGTGGGCGAAGACCATAGAAAGCTAA
- a CDS encoding HAD family hydrolase, with amino-acid sequence MAAYDAVCFDLDRTLCEPTQDPEALLRETFDRADCDPFCTRADLRAAVDSLPTAETDREFYEYLFREVATRAGADPTRAPTLADAYLESYDPTAVRFRPGAETALEYARERTSVGLITNGGRPTQTQKLQSLGITDAFDVRVFTEPSAGIYPKPDAAPFEYALGELDATPDAAIHVGDSLHADIAGANAMGLDSAWIQTGNVTPVEHEPTYELSTLEALESIV; translated from the coding sequence ATGGCTGCCTACGATGCGGTCTGTTTCGACCTCGATCGAACCCTCTGTGAGCCGACGCAGGACCCCGAGGCGTTGCTTCGAGAGACGTTCGACCGCGCCGATTGCGATCCGTTCTGTACCCGTGCCGATCTGCGTGCGGCCGTCGACTCGCTTCCGACCGCCGAAACCGACCGCGAGTTCTACGAGTATCTCTTTCGAGAGGTCGCCACTCGTGCTGGAGCCGATCCGACGCGGGCACCGACACTCGCCGACGCCTACCTCGAGAGCTACGATCCGACGGCGGTCCGCTTTCGCCCCGGTGCCGAAACCGCCCTCGAGTACGCTCGTGAACGCACCAGCGTCGGTCTGATCACCAACGGCGGTCGGCCGACCCAGACCCAGAAGCTCCAGTCGCTTGGGATCACGGACGCCTTCGACGTACGGGTATTCACGGAACCGAGTGCGGGAATCTACCCGAAACCGGACGCCGCTCCCTTCGAGTACGCCCTGGGTGAACTCGATGCGACCCCCGACGCGGCGATCCACGTCGGCGACTCGCTACATGCGGACATCGCAGGGGCGAACGCGATGGGGCTCGACTCCGCGTGGATTCAGACCGGCAACGTCACTCCCGTCGAACACGAGCCGACGTACGAACTGTCGACGCTCGAGGCGCTCGAGTCGATCGTCTGA
- the lonB gene encoding ATP-dependent protease LonB, producing the protein MSNDTNVDDPPEDAPEMAPDADQSSQQSESGDRQGERSPFEEEGDRSDHVDDSSDPIDEDEPSTGGDPTDEPAEDDEIETVEDLGSAVEVDPGVEVDEENAEQDLLGGLKVESTADIEVPDRLVDQVIGQDEARDIIIKAAKQRRHVMMIGSPGTGKSMLAKAMSQLLPQEDLQDVLVYHNPDDGNEPKVRTVPAGKGEQIIDAHKEEARKRNQMRSILMWIIIAIIIGYAILTANILLGILAAGIVWLIFRYTSRGTDAMVPNMVVDNGDQRTAPFEDATGAHAGALLGDVRHDPFQSGGMETPSHDRVEPGAIHKSNKGVLFVDEINTLDVRTQQKLMTAIQEGEFSITGQSERSSGAMVQTEPVPCDFIMIAAGNLDAMENMHPALRSRIKGYGYEVYMEDTIEDTPEMRRKYARFVAQEVERDGRLPHFTRDAVEELILEAKRRAGRKEHLTLHFRNLGGLVRVAGDIARADDKEFTEREDVLQAKRRSRSIEQQLADDYIERRKDYELQVTEAGIEGRVNGLAVMGEDSGIMLPVMAEIAPAQGGGQVIATGKLQEMAEESVQNVSAIIKKFSDVDLSEKDIHIQFVQAGQQGVDGDSASITVATAVISALEDIPVDQSVAMTGSLSVRGDVLPVGGVTHKIEAAAKAGCDKVIIPAANEQDVMIEEEYEEMVEIIPCSNISEVLDVALMGEPKKDSLVDRLKSITGSAFDGSAVGASGSSPSPQ; encoded by the coding sequence ATGAGCAACGACACGAACGTTGACGACCCTCCCGAAGACGCTCCTGAGATGGCTCCAGACGCTGACCAGTCGAGTCAGCAATCGGAGTCCGGGGATCGTCAGGGAGAGCGGTCACCCTTCGAGGAAGAAGGCGACCGCAGCGATCACGTCGACGACAGCAGTGATCCGATCGACGAGGACGAACCGTCGACCGGGGGCGACCCGACGGACGAGCCCGCCGAGGACGACGAGATCGAGACCGTCGAGGACCTCGGCAGTGCAGTCGAAGTCGATCCCGGCGTCGAAGTCGACGAAGAGAACGCCGAACAGGACTTACTCGGCGGCCTCAAAGTCGAGTCGACCGCCGACATCGAGGTACCGGATCGACTCGTCGACCAGGTGATCGGGCAAGACGAGGCACGAGACATCATCATCAAGGCCGCGAAACAGCGCCGACACGTGATGATGATCGGCTCGCCGGGGACGGGCAAATCGATGCTGGCAAAAGCGATGAGTCAGCTGTTGCCCCAGGAAGACCTCCAGGACGTCCTCGTCTATCACAATCCCGACGACGGGAACGAACCGAAAGTTCGGACGGTTCCCGCGGGCAAAGGCGAACAGATTATCGACGCACACAAGGAAGAAGCCAGAAAGCGAAACCAGATGCGATCGATCCTGATGTGGATCATCATCGCGATCATCATCGGGTATGCGATCCTCACCGCCAACATCCTGCTGGGGATCCTCGCGGCGGGTATCGTCTGGCTCATCTTCCGCTATACGAGTCGTGGAACGGACGCGATGGTGCCGAATATGGTCGTCGACAACGGCGACCAGCGCACCGCGCCGTTCGAGGACGCAACTGGTGCCCACGCCGGTGCCTTACTCGGTGACGTCCGTCACGACCCGTTCCAGTCCGGTGGGATGGAGACGCCGTCTCACGACCGCGTCGAACCCGGCGCGATCCACAAGTCAAACAAAGGCGTGCTGTTCGTCGACGAGATCAACACCCTCGACGTCCGCACCCAGCAGAAGCTGATGACGGCGATCCAGGAAGGCGAGTTCTCGATCACCGGCCAGTCCGAGCGCTCTTCGGGCGCGATGGTCCAGACCGAACCCGTCCCCTGTGACTTCATCATGATCGCTGCGGGGAACTTAGACGCGATGGAGAACATGCACCCTGCACTTCGCAGCCGAATCAAAGGCTACGGCTACGAGGTGTACATGGAGGACACCATCGAGGACACCCCGGAAATGCGCCGGAAGTACGCCCGGTTCGTCGCCCAGGAGGTCGAACGCGACGGTCGCCTCCCACACTTCACCCGCGACGCCGTCGAGGAACTCATCCTCGAGGCCAAACGGCGTGCAGGCCGCAAAGAGCACCTGACACTGCACTTCCGTAACCTCGGTGGGCTGGTCCGCGTTGCCGGCGACATCGCTCGCGCCGACGACAAGGAGTTCACCGAACGCGAGGACGTCCTGCAGGCGAAACGTCGCTCGCGCTCGATCGAACAGCAACTGGCTGATGACTACATCGAACGCCGCAAGGACTACGAACTGCAGGTCACCGAGGCCGGCATCGAAGGTCGGGTCAACGGACTCGCCGTCATGGGCGAAGACTCGGGTATCATGCTCCCCGTGATGGCCGAGATCGCGCCTGCCCAGGGTGGCGGACAGGTGATCGCTACCGGCAAACTCCAGGAGATGGCCGAGGAATCGGTCCAGAACGTCTCGGCGATCATCAAGAAGTTCTCCGACGTCGACCTCTCGGAGAAGGACATCCACATCCAGTTCGTCCAGGCCGGTCAACAGGGCGTCGACGGCGATTCCGCTTCGATCACGGTGGCGACGGCCGTCATCTCGGCGCTCGAGGACATCCCGGTCGATCAGTCGGTCGCGATGACCGGCTCGCTATCGGTGCGCGGCGACGTCCTCCCGGTCGGCGGCGTCACCCACAAGATCGAAGCCGCTGCGAAGGCGGGCTGTGACAAGGTCATCATCCCTGCTGCGAACGAACAGGACGTGATGATCGAAGAGGAGTACGAGGAGATGGTCGAGATCATCCCGTGTTCGAACATTAGCGAGGTGCTCGACGTCGCGCTGATGGGCGAACCGAAGAAAGACTCGCTGGTCGACCGGCTCAAGTCGATCACCGGCTCGGCGTTCGACGGCAGTGCCGTCGGCGCCAGCGGCTCGAGCCCGAGCCCACAATAG